The genomic region AGCAGGCCATCGCCGACCTATTCGCCGGCGCGATCGGCGCCTACAAGAACCCGGCCAGTCATCGCACCGTTCGGTTCGACGACGCAGTCGAGGCTGCGGAAGTGATCCAGCTCGCCGATCTCCTTCTCCGCATCGTGCAACGGGCTGAGGCGCGACTGAATCTGTAAATCACTCACGAGTTGGTGCTGATCAGCGTATCGATGCAGCCCCGCGCGACCACGATGCCGTCCTTCATGACCTAGCACTCGACGAGGTGGTCGCCGCGGGACTCAGTGCACTCGCACCTAGCCGCCTCGCGGTTCGACGGGACAACCTGTCCGAGACTCTTGTTGCGATAGCCAACTTCTATACCAATGTCCACTCTCGAAGAAGATCAAGCTACCGTCACCGCTGACACACCGGGCAAAAGTGACTCGAGCGATTCATGAACTTCTCACGTGCGATCGGTGTCCCGCAGCGTTTGCAGGGATGCCCAGCGAGCCCATAGACATTCAGGCGTCGGGAAAAATAGCCGGACGCGCCGTTGACGTTGACGTACTGCGCGTCGAAGCTCGTGCCGCCCTCCGCGAGGGCGCGAGCCAGCACGGTCCGCACCTCCGCGAGCAGCCGCAGGGCGCGCCCCCGGCCGAGCTGGTCCGTGGGATGCGCGTAGTGGATCCGCGCGGCCCACAGCACCTCATCCGCGTAGATGTTGCCGATGCCGCTCACGAGCGTCTGGTCGAGCAGCGCGCGCTTGATCCCCGTGCGTCGCCGCGCGAGCCGGTCGAGCAGCAGCTCGTCGTCGAACGCCGGGTCGAGCGGATCCCGCGCGATGTGGGCCACCTGCGTCGGCACGAGCGCGGCGGCGGATCCGCGACCGCCCGCGTTCCCGTCGGGCGTCGCGACGAGGCGGTCGACGGCCATCGAGCCGAAGATCCGCTGGTCCACGAAGGCGACGACGAGCTCGCCCTGCACCGGGTGCTCGATGCCCATGCGGATCCGCAGCAGCCCGTCGGGGTCGGAGCCGGGCTCGCGGAGGAGCACCTGCCCGCTCATGCCGAGGTGCGTGACGAGGGCGCGGGGTCCGGTCGTGTCGCGCCCGGCGTCGGGCTCGAGCGGCAGCCAGAGGAACTTGCCGCGCCGGACGGCGGAGGTGAACACACGGCCGACCAGCAGGTCGACGAACGCGCCCTCGAGCGGGTCATGCCGCTTGAGCGACCGCGCGTCGAGGATCTCCACGCCGGTGATGCGGGCACCGGCGACCGCGGGCTCGAGGCCGGCGCGGACGACCTCGACCTCGGGGAGCTCGGGCACCGCGGGTCAGGCCGTGGTGCGCGCCTCGAGGCGGGTCCACGCCTCGAGCGCGGCAGTCATCTCGGCCTGCTTCTTGCTGGATCCCTCGCCCGTCGTCCGCACGGCGGAGCCCACCGTGACGGCGGCGTGGAAGCGCTTGCTGTGATCGGGTCCGCTATCGCTCACGTCGTAGACGGGTGCGGGCAGGCCCTGGCGCGCGGCGCTCTCCTGGAGCGCGGTCTTCGGGTCCATCGCGGCGCCGAAGCGCGCGGGGTCCTCGAGGAGGGGCGCGATGAGGCGCAGCACGAGGCCGGTCGCGGCCTCTCCCCCGGCGTCGAGGTAGCAGGCGCCGATGATGGCCTCGACCGTGTCGGCGAGGATCGACGACTTGGCGCGGCCGCCCGTGAGCTCCTCGCCCCGGCCGAGCAGCAGGTGCTCGCCGAGCCCGATGCGGGTGGCGACCTCCGCGAGGGCGACGCTCGAGACGAGGCTGGCGCGCCGCTTGGCGAGCTCACCCTCGTCGAGGTCGGGGTTCTCGAGGTAGAGCATGACCGTGACGGCCTGCCCGAGGATGGAGTCGCCGAGGAACTCGAGGCGCTCGTTGTGCGGGATGCCGCCGTGCTCGTACGCGTATGAGCGGTGGGTGAGCGCGAGCTCGAGGAGCTCGGGGCTCACGTCCACGGCGAGGAGGCGCCGGAGCGCGTCGCGGTCGCCGTGGACGCGGGATCCCGTGGTGTCGGTCATGTCCGACGTGCTGCGCGGGTCGCGACTAGACGTCGGCGACCTTGCGGCCCTTGTACTCCATGTACAGGGACGTGCCGGCGGCGTCCTCGACCACGCGCGCGCGGTGGGGCATGGAGTAGACGACCCTGCCGTTCTCGATGGTCTTGACGAGCGTGGGAGCCTCGGCCTTCCACTGCGAGCGACGCGCACGCGTGTTGGATCGGGACATCTTCCTCTTGGGTACAGCCATGGCTAACTCTCATCTCTCTGCGTTTCGGTGTCGGCGTCTTCACGCGCCGCACCGCTGTCTTCGGAAGCTCGGAAGCCGGACAGGGCTGCCCAGCGCTGATCGATCACGGGCTCCGGGTCGGAGTCCGCCAGGACCAGGCTGATGCCGGGACCCAGATCGAGATCGCGGTCCTCGCCCGGCACTTCGGGCTGGAACGGCAGTGAAAGGACCACCGCATCCCGGATGACCGGCTCCAGGTCCACGTGCTCGTCCTGGACCTGGTAGTCGAAAGCTTCATCAAGACCATACGCGAACATCTCCGCGAAATCGACCTGGACACGCTCCTGCATGTCGGCGAGGGTGCGCGCGGACTGCCCGTCGGCCACCGTGTCGACCTCGCCGGTGGCGAGGATCCCGTCGTGCAGGGACTCAAGGCGCACGGTGACGCGCATCTCCCGGCCGGCGGGGACGGCGATGAGGCCCTCCCCCATGCGCTCGGGGGTGACGATGGTCAGGTCGAGCTCGCGCATCTCGCCGGGCCGGTGCACGATGTCGTGGACGTGGACCGTGAATGGGGTCTTCTGGAACCTGGACACCCGTAGATCCTACGGGGCATCAGCCGGCGCGCCGGACGGCCAGCGCCTCCTGGACGGCCGCAGGGACGTACGGCGCGACATCGCCGCCGAGCGCCTCGACCTGGCGCACGAGCGAGCTGGAGACGTGGGCGTGCGCGGGATCCGGCAGCAGCAGCACGGTCTCGACGTCGGCCAGGTCGCGGTTGACGAGCGCCATGGGCGTCTCGTACGTCACGTCGAGCTGCGACCGGACGCCCTTCACGAGCACGGTCGCGCCGATCTGCCTGCAGTAGTCGACGAGGAGGCCCGCGCCCCAGGAGTCGACGCGGACGGTGGCGGGGAGGCCGGCGTCGCGGATCACGCGTTCGATGAGGGCGACGCGCTCCTCGAGCGGCAGCATGGGCGTCTTGCCGGGGTTGTGCACGACCAGGACGACGAGCTCGTCGTAGAGGCGGGCGGCCCGGCGGATCACGTCGAGGTGCCCGAGCGTGAGGGGGTCGAACGATCCGGGGACGACGGCGATCCGCTGCATCCCGCCAGCCTACGGCGGCGCTCCCCTAGTTCTTGTCGAGGAAGGCGCGCTCCTCGTCGTCGAGCCGGCGGGCGAGCGCGCGCGCGAGGGCGGGGTGGCCCTGGAGATCGGGCGACGCCTCGAGCACGTCGTGCGCGTGCTCGCGCGCGGACTCGATGAGGTCGCCGTCCTGCGCGACCCGCAGCAGCCGGAGCGACGAGCGGCCGCCCGACTGGTTCGTGCCGAGGACGTTGCCCTCGCGACGCAGCTCGAGGTCGACGCGCGCGAGCTCGAAGCCGTCGAGCGTCGCCGCGACGGCGTCCACGCGCTCGCGGGCGACGGTCTCCGGCTCCGCGTGCGTGACCATCAGGCAGAGGCCGGGCACGCCGCCGCGACCGACGCGGCCGCGGAGCTGGTGCAGCTGGGAGACGCCGAAGCGGTCGGCGTCGAGGATCACCATGGTCGAGGCGTTCGGCACGTCGACGCCCACCTCGATGACGGTGGTGGCGACGATCAGGTCGATGTCTCCCGCGGAGAACGCGCGCATGACGCGGTCCTTCTCCTCCCCCGTCATGCGGCCGTGCAGCACGGCGCGGCGGACGGATCCGAGGCGCGGGTGGGCGGCGAGGAGCGCGTCGACCTCGGTGACGGTGGCGAGCGACGGCCGGGTGGGCGCGTCGTCCGCTCCCTCGCCGGCGTCCTCGTCCTCCGCCTCCGGATCCTGCGGGTCGATCGCGGGGCACACGACGAACGCCTGGCGCCCCTTCTCGATCTCCTCGGCCGTGCGCTCCCACACCCGCTCGATCCACCGCGGCTGCTCGTGCAGCGGGACGACGAAGGACGCGATCGGCTGGCGCCCGCTCGGCAGCTCGGCGATGGTCGAGACGTCGAGGTCGCCGAACACCGTCATCGCGACCGTGCGCGGGATCGGCGTGGCCGTGAGCACGAGCACGTGCGGCGGGGTGCCGCCCTTCCGCCGGAGCGCCTCGCGCTGGTCCACCCCGAAGCGGTGCTGCTCGTCGACGACCACGAGGCCGAGGTCGAGGAACTCGACGCGGTCCCCGAGGAGCGCGTGCGTGCCGACGACGATGCGCGCCTGGCCGCTGACGATGCGCAGCAGCGCGCGCTTGCGCTCGGCGGTCGACAGCTGGCCGGTGAGGAGGGTGGGCATGAGCTCCGCCGCGAGATCCGGGCCGAGCGACGTGGTGAGCGAGCGGAGGTGCTGGCTCGCGAGCACCTCGGTGGGCGCGAGCAGCGCGGACTGGCCGCCGCTGTCGGCGACCGCGAGCATCGCCCGGAGCGCGACGAGCGTCTTGCCGGAGCCGACCTCGCCCTGCACGAGCCGGTTCATGGGCCAGGTGCGCGCCATGTCGGTCGCGATCTCCTCGCCGACGAGCCGCTGGTCGCCCGTGAGCTCGAAGGGCAGCTGCGCGTCGAGCCGGTCGAGGTGGCCGCCTGCGGTCGGGATCCGCGGCGTCGCCGGCAGCGCGCGCGCCGCCTGCCGCCGCTGCAGCAGCGCGGTCTGCAGCACGAACGCCTCCTGGAAGCGCAGGGCGTCGCGGCCGCGCTTCCAGTCGACGTCCTTCTCGGGGCGGTGCACGCCCTCGAGCGCCTCGCGGTACGGGAGGAGGCCACGCTGGGCGCGCACCTCGGCGGGGACGGGATCCTCGAGGTCGTCGACCGCGTCGAGCGCCAGCTCCACCGACTTCGCGACCTGCCAGCTCGCCATCGACGCGGTGGCCGGGTAGATGGGGATGGGCATCTCGGCCCAGCGACGCGCGGCCGCGTCGGGCTCGCCGCCCGAGAGCGCCGGGCCCTCGTGCGCGTCGAAGAGCTCGTAGTCGGGGTGCGCGAGCTGGAGGGCGCCGCGGTAGTCGCTGACCTTGCCCGCGAAGATGCCGCGGACGCCCGGCACGAGGTCCTTGGCGCGCCACGCCTGGTTGAAGAAGGTGAGGGTGAGGAATCCGCGGCCGTCGGTGATCCGCACCTCGAGGATGCTGCCGCGCCGGGCCCGCATGGGGCGCTCGCGCACCTCGCGGACCTCGGCGACGATGGTGGCCTGCTGGTCGACCGGCAGCTCGGCGAGGGCCGTGAGCTCGCCGCGGCGGGCGTAGCGGCGCGGCAGGTGCTCGAGGAGGTCGGCGACCGTGCGCAGGCCGAATGCCTTCTGCAGCACGCCCGCGGTGCGGCCGCCCACGACGCCCGCGAGCGCGGCGTCGGATCCGGTCATCCCCCGAGTGTACGAGGGGCGTCTGACGGCGGTGGGCCGGCCAGCGGCCCGGCCGCCGTCCCGCCGTCCGCTCCGTCGTCGGACCGCGGGCGGCGGCGGACGAGCGAGCGCGGCGCGATGAGCGCGAGGATCCGGTCGGCGCGTCCCGCGCGGGCGCGCAGCGCGTCGCCCAGCGCGACGAGCGCGGCGGCCTGCGCGGTGCCGGATGCGGCGTCCACCGGCAGGTCCGCACGGGCGAAGCGCTCCCGCTCGCGCGCGGTGACGAGGAGGGCCACCGGGTCGGCGAGCGACGGGTCGTCGCCCTGGAGGCGCCGGCCGAGCTCGCGCGGCGACTCGGTGTCCGGCACGCGGATCCCCAGATCGACGGCCTGGTCCTCCGCCTCGCGCCAGGC from Clavibacter michiganensis subsp. insidiosus harbors:
- the mutM gene encoding bifunctional DNA-formamidopyrimidine glycosylase/DNA-(apurinic or apyrimidinic site) lyase; this translates as MPELPEVEVVRAGLEPAVAGARITGVEILDARSLKRHDPLEGAFVDLLVGRVFTSAVRRGKFLWLPLEPDAGRDTTGPRALVTHLGMSGQVLLREPGSDPDGLLRIRMGIEHPVQGELVVAFVDQRIFGSMAVDRLVATPDGNAGGRGSAAALVPTQVAHIARDPLDPAFDDELLLDRLARRRTGIKRALLDQTLVSGIGNIYADEVLWAARIHYAHPTDQLGRGRALRLLAEVRTVLARALAEGGTSFDAQYVNVNGASGYFSRRLNVYGLAGHPCKRCGTPIAREKFMNRSSHFCPVCQR
- the rnc gene encoding ribonuclease III, whose translation is MTDTTGSRVHGDRDALRRLLAVDVSPELLELALTHRSYAYEHGGIPHNERLEFLGDSILGQAVTVMLYLENPDLDEGELAKRRASLVSSVALAEVATRIGLGEHLLLGRGEELTGGRAKSSILADTVEAIIGACYLDAGGEAATGLVLRLIAPLLEDPARFGAAMDPKTALQESAARQGLPAPVYDVSDSGPDHSKRFHAAVTVGSAVRTTGEGSSKKQAEMTAALEAWTRLEARTTA
- the rpmF gene encoding 50S ribosomal protein L32 encodes the protein MAVPKRKMSRSNTRARRSQWKAEAPTLVKTIENGRVVYSMPHRARVVEDAAGTSLYMEYKGRKVADV
- a CDS encoding YceD family protein, with product MSRFQKTPFTVHVHDIVHRPGEMRELDLTIVTPERMGEGLIAVPAGREMRVTVRLESLHDGILATGEVDTVADGQSARTLADMQERVQVDFAEMFAYGLDEAFDYQVQDEHVDLEPVIRDAVVLSLPFQPEVPGEDRDLDLGPGISLVLADSDPEPVIDQRWAALSGFRASEDSGAAREDADTETQRDES
- the coaD gene encoding pantetheine-phosphate adenylyltransferase, which gives rise to MQRIAVVPGSFDPLTLGHLDVIRRAARLYDELVVLVVHNPGKTPMLPLEERVALIERVIRDAGLPATVRVDSWGAGLLVDYCRQIGATVLVKGVRSQLDVTYETPMALVNRDLADVETVLLLPDPAHAHVSSSLVRQVEALGGDVAPYVPAAVQEALAVRRAG
- a CDS encoding ATP-dependent DNA helicase RecG, which gives rise to MTGSDAALAGVVGGRTAGVLQKAFGLRTVADLLEHLPRRYARRGELTALAELPVDQQATIVAEVREVRERPMRARRGSILEVRITDGRGFLTLTFFNQAWRAKDLVPGVRGIFAGKVSDYRGALQLAHPDYELFDAHEGPALSGGEPDAAARRWAEMPIPIYPATASMASWQVAKSVELALDAVDDLEDPVPAEVRAQRGLLPYREALEGVHRPEKDVDWKRGRDALRFQEAFVLQTALLQRRQAARALPATPRIPTAGGHLDRLDAQLPFELTGDQRLVGEEIATDMARTWPMNRLVQGEVGSGKTLVALRAMLAVADSGGQSALLAPTEVLASQHLRSLTTSLGPDLAAELMPTLLTGQLSTAERKRALLRIVSGQARIVVGTHALLGDRVEFLDLGLVVVDEQHRFGVDQREALRRKGGTPPHVLVLTATPIPRTVAMTVFGDLDVSTIAELPSGRQPIASFVVPLHEQPRWIERVWERTAEEIEKGRQAFVVCPAIDPQDPEAEDEDAGEGADDAPTRPSLATVTEVDALLAAHPRLGSVRRAVLHGRMTGEEKDRVMRAFSAGDIDLIVATTVIEVGVDVPNASTMVILDADRFGVSQLHQLRGRVGRGGVPGLCLMVTHAEPETVARERVDAVAATLDGFELARVDLELRREGNVLGTNQSGGRSSLRLLRVAQDGDLIESAREHAHDVLEASPDLQGHPALARALARRLDDEERAFLDKN